In Spirochaeta lutea, the following proteins share a genomic window:
- a CDS encoding tetratricopeptide repeat protein: MISEEKRQVLDFFAQGRRFYKLMQFEDAKKLFARALEVDPEDGPSKVYYARCKHYIDNPPPEDWDGVFVMKTK, from the coding sequence ATGATAAGCGAAGAAAAGCGCCAGGTTTTAGATTTTTTCGCACAAGGCAGGCGTTTTTATAAGCTTATGCAATTCGAGGATGCAAAAAAATTGTTTGCACGCGCCCTGGAGGTTGACCCGGAGGATGGGCCTTCCAAGGTGTATTATGCCCGCTGTAAGCATTATATTGATAATCCACCACCTGAAGATTGGGATGGTGTGTTTG